From the genome of Spinacia oleracea cultivar Varoflay chromosome 2, BTI_SOV_V1, whole genome shotgun sequence, one region includes:
- the LOC110790117 gene encoding adenylate kinase 5, chloroplastic, with protein MLLNPLPCVSHLKATRITTSPTPSCSLISTSLSFSPSQLSLSFSASSISSLSTSLNLRIGLELPVKKCIQNKLQVICAINDPLKVMISGAPASGKGTQCEMIVQKFGLVHISTGDLLRAEVAAGTEIGIKAKEYMNTGRLVPDEIVTAMVRARLSLEDAKEKGWLLDGYPRTSAQAQSLEDLGIRPDVYIVLEVPDEILINRCVGRQLDPMTGKIYHVRNFPPETEEIKARLVTRADDTEEKVISRLEIYKRNVEAVLATYVNIVKKIDGNRPKEKVFEETKTLLSQVQDEKVKAATTGNAVTKGRSSNLSPPKQDNWRGVPTRLNNIPHSKEIREYFYEDVLQATLRAVNDGKKRLKVEISIPELDPSTDVYRIGTLMELVRVLALSFADDGKRVKVCVQGSMGEGSLAGMPLQLAGTRKILEFMDWGDYEAKGTFINIGSIGGREVDEQDDMFILVAPQNAFGNCIIDDLRAMTDAAGSRPVILINPKLKDVPGSSGIMQTMGRDKRLEYAASFENCYSFRLLYYAGTQYPIMGALRMAYPFPYEVYKRVDEAPRKENYVILSTFEKKPTSDDINNAFLGKPREMKNTSGIWGFLNAILS; from the exons ATGTTGCTCAATCCTTTACCCTGTGTTTCTCATCTCAAGGCTACAAGAATTACTACTTCTCCAACTCCATCTTGTTCCCTCATCTCtacttctctctctttctccccTTCTCAACTCTCTCTTTCCTTCTCTGCTTCTTCTATCTCCTCCTTATCAACCTCTCTAAATCTTCGTATCGGACTCGAACTTCCTGTTAAGAAATGCATCCAAAAT AAGCTGCAGGTGATTTGTGCCATCAATGACCCGCTTAAGGTCATGATTTCGGGGGCACCTGCTTCTGGGAAAGGAACCCAATGCGAAATGATTGTCCAAAAG TTTGGACTGGTTCATATATCAACTGGAGACCTTCTGAGGGCAGAAGTGGCAGCTGGAACAGAGATCGGGATCAAAGCAAAAGAGTACATGAACACAGGCCGTCTAGTCCCCGATGAAATTGTCACAGCT ATGGTTAGAGCACGACTTTCCCTTGAAGATGCAAAGGAGAAAGGTTGGCTTCTTGACGGGTATCCACGAACTTCAGCTCAAGCTCAGAGTCTTGAAGATTTGGGGATCAGACCAGATGTTTATATTGTACTAGAG GTTCCTGATGAAATTCTGATCAACAGATGTGTTGGAAGACAGCTTGATCCAATGACGGGGAAGATTTACCATGTAAGAAATTTTCCTCCTGAGACTGAGGAAATAAAAGCAAGGCTTGTTACTCGTGCTGATGACACCGAGGAAAAA GTAATATCTCGTCTGGAAATATATAAAAGAAATGTGGAGGCAGTCTTGGCAACGTATGTGAATATAGTGAAAAAG ATTGATGGAAATCGCCCAAAAGAAAAGGTTTTTGAAGAAACAAAAACTTTGTTGAGCCAAGTGCAGGATGAGAAAGTGAAGGCTGCTACCACAG GCAATGCAGTGACTAAGGGAAGAAGTTCTAATCTTTCTCCTCCAAAGCAG GATAATTGGAGAGGAGTTCCTACACGGCTGAATAACATTCCACATTCTAAGGAAATCAGGGAATATTTCTATGAAGATGTGCTGCAAGCTACACTGAGAGCTGTAAATGATGGGAAAAAGAGGCTCA AGGTGGAGATCAGTATTCCAGAGTTGGATCCATCTACG GATGTTTATAGAATCGGGACTCTGATGGAGCTGGTTCGAGTATTAGCTCTTTCATTTGCTGATGATGGAAAACGAGTGAAG gtTTGTGTTCAAGGATCTATGGGTGAGGGTTCACTGGCAGGAATGCCACTACAGTTGGCAGGCACTCGAAAAATTTTAGAGTTCATGGACTGGGGTGATTATGAAGCCAAAGGGACTTTCATCAACATAGGTTCCATAG GTGGCAGAGAGGTCGATGAACAGGATGACATGTTTATTCTAGTGGCTCCACAGAATGCTTTTGGAAATTGCATCATTGAT GATCTGAGAGCTATGACTGATGCTGCTGGGAGCCGTCCAGTTATTCTCATAAATCCTAAACTCAAG GACGTCCCTGGCTCAAGTGGCATTATGCAG ACGATGGGTCGTGATAAGAGGTTGGAGTATGCCGCATCATTTGAGAATTGCTATTCCTTTCGGCTTCTCTACTATGCAGGAACTCAGTACCCAATTATGGGTGCACTCAG AATGGCGTACCCCTTCCCGTATGAAGTATACAAAAGGGTTGATGAAGCTCCTAGAAAAGAGAATTATGTGATATTGTCTACATTTGAGAAGAAGCCAACTTCTGATGATATTAACAATGCATTCTTAGGGAAACCAAG AGAAATGAAGAATACATCTGGTATATG GGGTTTCTTGAATGCCATACTGAGTTGA
- the LOC110790118 gene encoding transmembrane 9 superfamily member 11 → MGCLSKSVIWVVVICLILECGEGFYLPGSYPHKYAVGDSLSVKVNSLTSIDTEMPFSYYSLPFCKPQEGVKDSAENLGELLMGDRIENSPYRFKMYTNETEIFLCKTSPLSADEFKLLKKRIDEMYQVNLILDNLPAIRYTKKDNFLLRWTGYPVGIKVQEGYYVFNHLKLTVLVRKYEETNVARVMGTGDAVEMIPGGNGVGGSEEPGYMVVGFEVVPCSVQHDMNAIKNSKVYDKYPGKINCDPATVSMAIKESQPIAFTYEVSFVESDIKWPSRWDAYLKMEGAKVHWFSILNSLMVITFLAGIVLVIFLRTVRRDLTRYEELDKEAQAQMNEELSGWKLVVGDVFRAPSYPSLLCVMVGDGVQLLGMGVVTIMFAALGFMSPASRGTLLTGMVFLYLILGIAAGYVAVRLWRTIGCGDHTGWVSVAWKAACFFPGVAFLILTFLNFLLWGSHSTGAIPFSLYVILILLWFCISVPLTLVGGYFGAKAPHIEYPVRTNQIPREIPPQKYPSWLLVLGAGTLPFGTLFIELFFIMSSLWMGRVYYVFGFLFIVLILLVVVCAEVSLVLTYMHLCVEDWKWWWKSFFASGSVAIYIFLYSINYLIFDLKSLSGPVSATLYLGYSLFMVLAIMLVTGTVGFLSSFWFVHYLFSSVKLD, encoded by the coding sequence ATGGGGTGTTTAAGTAAATCAGTGATCTGGGTAGTTGTGATTTGCTTGATACTTGAATGTGGGGAAGGGTTTTATCTGCCCGGTAGTTACCCTCACAAGTATGCAGTTGGGGATAGCTTATCAGTGAAGGTGAATTCACTGACATCAATTGATACAGAAATGCCATTTAGTTACTACAGCTTGCCCTTCTGTAAACCCCAGGAGGGTGTTAAGGATAGTGCTGAGAATCTGGGTGAGCTTCTTATGGGTGATAGGATTGAGAACTCTCCTTATAGGTTTAAGATGTACACAAATGAGACTGAGATCTTTTTGTGTAAAACCAGCCCTCTTTCAGCTGATGAGTTTAAGCTCTTGAAGAAGAGGATTGATGAGATGTATCAGGTTAACTTGATCCTCGATAATCTCCCAGCCATTCGCTACACCAAGAAAGATAATTTCTTGTTGAGGTGGACTGGCTACCCTGTTGGGATTAAGGTTCAGGAAGGTTATTATGTATTCAACCATTTGAAGCTTACTGTTCTTGTTCGTAAGTACGAGGAAACCAATGTGGCTAGGGTTATGGGAACTGGCGATGCTGTTGAGATGATCCCTGGGGGGAATGGTGTTGGTGGATCTGAGGAACCTGGTTACATGGTTGTTGGTTTTGAGGTTGTGCCCTGCAGTGTTCAGCATGACATGAATGCGATTAAGAATTCAAAGGTATATGATAAATACCCTGGGAAGATTAACTGTGATCCTGCAACTGTGTCAATGGCAATTAAGGAAAGTCAACCTATTGCTTTCACTTATGAGGTATCATTTGTGGAAAGTGATATTAAGTGGCCATCTAGATGGGATGCTTACTTGAAAATGGAAGGTGCCAAGGTTCATTGGTTCTCTATCCTTAACTCCTTGATGGTGATCACTTTCCTTGCTGGAATAGTTCTTGTGATCTTTTTGAGGACAGTTCGCCGAGATCTGACTCGTTATGAGGAATTGGATAAGGAGGCTCAAGCTCAGATGAATGAGGAACTGTCTGGATGGAAGCTTGTGGTTGGTGATGTCTTCCGGGCTCCTAGCTATCCATCATTGCTTTGTGTTATGGTTGGAGATGGTGttcaacttcttgggatggGTGTTGTGACAATTATGTTTGCTgctttaggatttatgtcgccTGCATCCAGGGGAACTCTTCTAACAGGTATGGTGTTCTTATACTTGATTCTTGGTATTGCTGCCGGTTATGTGGCTGTTCGATTGTGGAGGACTATTGGTTGTGGAGATCACACAGGATGGGTTTCAGTCGCTTGGAAGGCTGCTTGCTTTTTCCCAGGCGTTGCATTTTTAATATTGACCTTCTTAAACTTCTTGTTGTGGGGAAGTCACAGCACAGGAGCTATCCCATTTTCTCTTTATGTCATCCTTATCTTGCTATGGTTTTGCATATCTGTTCCTCTAACCTTGGTTGGTGGTTACTTTGGTGCAAAGGCCCCTCACATTGAATACCCTGTGCGAACCAACCAAATTCCCCGGGAAATCCCACCACAGAAGTACCCGTCATGGTTGTTAGTCCTTGGTGCTGGGACCCTCCCATTTGGAACCCTCTTCATTGAGCTTTTCTTCATCATGTCTAGCCTTTGGATGGGAAGAGTTTACTATGTTTTCGGGTTTCTCTTCATTGTTTTGATCCTCCTTGTGGTTGTGTGCGCTGAAGTCTCACTTGTTCTAACATATATGCATCTATGTGTTGAGGACTGGAAATGGTGGTGGAAGTCTTTCTTTGCTTCTGGTTCTGTGGCCATATACATTTTCCTCTACTCCATCAACTACCTCATATTCGACCTCAAGAGCTTGAGCGGGCCTGTTTCTGCTACCCTATACTTGGGATATTCGCTTTTCATGGTTTTAGCCATCATGTTAGTTACGGGTACCGTTGGATTCCTCTCCTCTTTCTGGTTCGTTCACTACCTTTTCTCCTCAGTGAAGCTGGATTGA